A single region of the Rhizobium grahamii genome encodes:
- a CDS encoding tautomerase family protein: MPLLKFHIYEGRSDEEIATLLDTSHAAMVRSFGVPNRDRYQLVTQHTARTMIAQDTGLGLERSPRFVLLEVVSRPRSREEKIRFYETLCLELSDRCGITAEDVMISFVQNSDDDWSFGMGRAQFVTGEL, encoded by the coding sequence ATGCCTCTCCTGAAGTTTCATATCTACGAAGGTCGGTCCGACGAAGAGATCGCGACGCTGCTCGATACGTCGCACGCTGCAATGGTTCGTTCGTTTGGAGTACCCAATCGCGACAGATATCAGCTTGTCACCCAACACACTGCGCGAACCATGATCGCGCAGGATACCGGTCTGGGTCTCGAACGCTCACCCCGTTTTGTCCTGCTTGAGGTCGTTTCACGGCCACGATCGCGCGAGGAGAAAATCAGATTCTACGAAACCCTTTGCTTAGAGCTCAGCGACCGCTGTGGCATCACGGCAGAAGACGTCATGATTTCATTCGTACAAAATTCTGACGACGATTGGTCGTTTGGAATGGGGCGCGCGCAATTCGTAACGGGCGAGCTGTGA
- a CDS encoding aldehyde dehydrogenase (NADP(+)) translates to MTVTGDQFIGGRSVSGAGKEFHAIEAATGNALEPAFHGGTGDDVEKAAAFAWQAFPNYRETTLEKRAGFLETIADQIIAIGDELIDRATRETGLSASHLERERTRTVGQLRLFAKEVRRGDFQELRFDPADPNRLPVPKPDLRLRNVALGPVAVFGASNFPLAFSVAGGDTASALAAGCPVIVKAHPAHPGTSELVGRAVQKAVELAGLPAGTFAMLQDSGFEVGQALVADPRIRAVGFTGSQRGGLALMKIASERKQPIPVYAEMSSINPVILFPNALRNRAEEIGKAFVSSLSLGAGQFCTNPGLVLAIDDSNLERFIASATSALSVTPEQTMLTGGICEAYKNGVAKLSGHVEVTKLSTGTANGSHQVSAALFETNGAAFLSHHALHEEVFGASSLIVRCRDENELRGVLEALEGQLTVSLHVDDGDLDAARVLVPTLEMLAGRILVNGFGTGVEVSPAMVHGGPYPATSDGRSTSVGTLAIYRFLRPVSYQDFPIDLLPPALRASLEV, encoded by the coding sequence ATGACAGTTACCGGCGACCAGTTCATCGGCGGGCGATCCGTCAGCGGCGCGGGCAAGGAGTTCCATGCGATCGAGGCCGCTACGGGGAATGCCCTCGAACCCGCGTTTCATGGCGGGACAGGCGACGACGTTGAAAAAGCAGCCGCGTTCGCATGGCAAGCCTTTCCAAACTATCGAGAAACCACGCTGGAGAAGCGGGCGGGATTCCTGGAAACAATCGCGGACCAGATCATCGCAATCGGCGATGAGCTGATCGATCGCGCCACTCGCGAAACTGGATTGTCAGCAAGTCACCTCGAAAGAGAACGTACAAGGACAGTCGGCCAGCTAAGGCTCTTTGCCAAGGAGGTTCGGAGGGGTGACTTCCAGGAACTGCGTTTTGATCCAGCTGACCCCAATCGACTACCAGTGCCCAAACCAGACCTTCGTCTTCGCAACGTGGCACTTGGCCCGGTCGCGGTGTTCGGTGCATCCAACTTTCCGCTGGCCTTCTCCGTCGCGGGAGGGGACACAGCATCGGCACTCGCCGCAGGCTGTCCTGTTATCGTGAAGGCGCACCCCGCCCATCCAGGAACGTCGGAACTCGTTGGCCGCGCGGTTCAAAAGGCCGTCGAGCTTGCCGGCCTTCCGGCTGGAACATTTGCGATGCTCCAGGATTCCGGCTTCGAAGTCGGTCAGGCCCTGGTTGCGGACCCACGAATTCGCGCGGTCGGCTTCACCGGTTCTCAGCGTGGCGGCCTCGCGCTCATGAAGATCGCCTCCGAGCGGAAGCAGCCGATTCCTGTCTATGCCGAAATGAGCAGTATCAATCCGGTCATCCTGTTCCCGAACGCGCTTCGAAACCGCGCCGAAGAAATCGGAAAGGCCTTCGTTTCGTCGCTCTCGCTCGGAGCCGGACAGTTCTGCACCAATCCCGGTCTCGTGCTAGCGATCGACGATTCGAACCTCGAGCGGTTCATTGCATCTGCGACGTCTGCGCTCTCGGTGACGCCTGAGCAGACAATGCTCACAGGTGGTATTTGCGAGGCTTACAAGAACGGCGTCGCAAAACTCAGTGGTCATGTCGAGGTAACGAAGCTCTCAACCGGAACGGCCAACGGTTCTCATCAGGTCAGTGCGGCGTTGTTCGAGACGAACGGTGCTGCGTTTCTTTCCCATCACGCTCTGCATGAGGAGGTTTTCGGTGCCTCCAGCCTGATCGTGAGATGCCGAGACGAGAACGAACTCCGTGGGGTATTGGAGGCACTGGAGGGCCAGCTAACTGTCTCGCTGCACGTTGACGATGGTGATCTCGATGCCGCGCGTGTTCTGGTGCCCACCCTCGAAATGCTGGCGGGCCGCATCCTCGTGAATGGCTTCGGAACTGGCGTGGAAGTTTCTCCTGCGATGGTGCATGGTGGCCCATATCCCGCTACATCGGACGGCCGCTCGACCTCTGTGGGCACCTTGGCCATTTATCGTTTTCTTCGGCCAGTCTCTTACCAGGATTTTCCGATCGACCTGCTACCCCCAGCGCTTCGCGCCAGCTTGGAAGTGTAG
- a CDS encoding NADP-dependent oxidoreductase: MKSTAIVLASRPTGAPGPENFRTEEIEIEAPLDGEVSLRVLYLSLDPYMRGRMSDAKSYAEPVPVGGVMEGETVCEVMQSKNPGFKEGDIVRAMTGWRTHANMDARRVKQVNTYGAPASTALGVLGMPGFTAYGGMKVIGQPKSGETVVVAAASGPVGSLVGQLAMRVGARAVGIAGGRDKCDYVKNELGFDAVVDHRSPDFASELAGLCPKGIDVYFENVGGHVWDAVLPLLNLYARVPVCGLIAQYNGPVIGEQDRLPATVSAILRRSLLLRGFINTEFVPTHYEAFQQELGPLVASGEIKYREDVVDGLENAPEAFIGMLRGSNFGKLLVRVS, from the coding sequence ATGAAATCGACAGCTATCGTTTTGGCCAGCCGGCCCACCGGTGCACCGGGACCAGAAAATTTCCGGACGGAGGAGATCGAAATTGAAGCGCCGCTTGATGGCGAAGTCTCCCTTCGCGTGCTCTACCTCTCGCTCGACCCGTATATGCGTGGTCGCATGAGCGACGCCAAATCCTACGCCGAGCCAGTGCCTGTCGGCGGCGTCATGGAAGGCGAGACCGTCTGCGAAGTCATGCAGTCGAAGAACCCAGGGTTCAAGGAGGGCGACATTGTACGGGCGATGACAGGCTGGCGTACCCATGCAAACATGGATGCCAGACGCGTCAAGCAGGTGAACACCTACGGAGCGCCAGCCTCTACAGCACTTGGTGTTCTCGGTATGCCAGGTTTCACCGCGTATGGCGGCATGAAGGTAATCGGCCAGCCCAAGTCGGGCGAGACCGTCGTGGTTGCCGCGGCTTCCGGTCCGGTGGGCTCGCTCGTCGGTCAGCTTGCCATGCGTGTCGGGGCTCGAGCGGTCGGTATTGCGGGAGGTCGCGACAAATGCGACTACGTCAAGAACGAACTCGGTTTCGACGCCGTCGTCGACCACCGCTCGCCGGATTTCGCCTCGGAGCTGGCAGGCCTCTGCCCCAAGGGCATTGACGTCTACTTCGAAAACGTAGGCGGCCACGTTTGGGATGCTGTACTTCCGCTGCTGAACCTCTACGCCCGCGTGCCCGTCTGCGGGTTGATCGCTCAGTACAATGGACCTGTTATCGGCGAGCAGGACCGGCTTCCCGCGACGGTGTCGGCGATCCTGCGCCGTAGTCTCCTGTTGAGGGGCTTCATCAACACCGAATTCGTCCCCACGCACTATGAGGCGTTTCAACAGGAGCTCGGTCCGCTCGTGGCCTCGGGTGAGATAAAGTACCGCGAGGATGTAGTTGACGGCCTCGAGAACGCTCCCGAAGCCTTCATCGGAATGCTCAGAGGCAGCAACTTCGGCAAGCTGTTGGTGCGCGTCTCGTAA
- a CDS encoding organic hydroperoxide resistance protein yields the protein MDHKANSKVLYTAKTHVTGGREHGVARSSDGRLDVRLGVPGTARIGTNPEQLFAAGWSACFESAIGLIVQKKRITLGGDVTIDAEVDLNLSDTDGYSLTARLNVGIPGVERDVAQSLIEEAHQICPYSKATRGNIDVTIKLV from the coding sequence ATGGACCACAAAGCGAATTCCAAAGTTCTATACACTGCAAAGACCCACGTTACTGGCGGTCGCGAACACGGTGTCGCCCGCAGCTCCGATGGGCGTCTCGACGTCCGGCTGGGCGTTCCGGGGACGGCACGTATCGGCACCAACCCGGAACAGCTATTCGCTGCCGGCTGGTCGGCCTGTTTCGAGAGCGCCATCGGGCTTATCGTTCAGAAGAAGCGCATCACGCTCGGCGGCGATGTGACCATCGACGCAGAGGTCGATCTCAATCTTTCCGACACCGATGGCTATTCGCTGACCGCTCGCCTGAATGTTGGCATCCCTGGTGTGGAGCGCGACGTCGCCCAATCGCTGATCGAAGAGGCGCATCAGATTTGCCCCTATTCGAAGGCTACGCGCGGGAACATCGACGTCACGATCAAGCTCGTCTGA
- a CDS encoding alpha/beta fold hydrolase, with translation MDTHSGQSIDLLRRCLIGTAAAAVTAAPLGLLTAGRATASPLALPEVKPGSNTAFPPLKKLRAGLLDVAYADVGPSDGPPVLLLHGWPYDIHAFVDVAPLLASKGFRVIVPYLRGYGETRFVSSDTIRNGQPTALAADIVDFMDALKIEQAVLGGFDWGARTVNIVSALWPERAKATVSVSGYLIGSQEAGKAPLPPKAELAWWYQFYFATERGQLGYDKYRHEFSKLIWQLASPQWHFDDATFDRSATAFENPDHVAIVIHNYRWRLGLAQGEARYSALEHKLASFPAITVPTITLEGDANGAPHPDPSAYAQKFTGSYEHRLIKGGIGHNLPQEAPTAFAQAIIDVADA, from the coding sequence ATGGACACGCATTCTGGACAAAGCATCGACCTTCTCAGGCGCTGCCTCATCGGAACGGCAGCCGCGGCTGTCACGGCCGCTCCCTTAGGGCTTCTGACCGCCGGCAGAGCTACGGCAAGCCCCTTGGCCTTGCCCGAAGTGAAGCCTGGATCGAACACTGCCTTTCCGCCCCTCAAGAAACTTCGCGCCGGATTGCTTGACGTCGCCTACGCCGACGTCGGCCCTTCAGACGGACCACCCGTCTTGCTTCTCCATGGCTGGCCCTACGACATCCACGCCTTCGTCGACGTCGCCCCCTTGCTCGCGTCCAAAGGCTTCCGTGTCATCGTGCCGTACCTTCGTGGCTATGGCGAAACGCGGTTCGTTTCGTCCGACACGATCCGCAACGGGCAGCCGACCGCGCTGGCCGCCGATATTGTCGACTTCATGGACGCTCTCAAGATCGAACAGGCAGTCCTCGGAGGGTTCGACTGGGGTGCGCGCACGGTCAACATCGTTTCGGCGCTATGGCCTGAGCGTGCCAAGGCGACCGTCTCCGTCAGCGGATATCTCATCGGCAGCCAGGAGGCCGGGAAGGCACCGCTGCCGCCAAAGGCCGAGCTTGCCTGGTGGTATCAGTTTTACTTCGCCACCGAACGCGGCCAGTTGGGCTACGACAAATACCGGCACGAGTTCTCGAAGCTCATCTGGCAGCTCGCATCGCCACAATGGCATTTCGACGACGCCACATTCGACCGAAGTGCCACAGCTTTCGAAAACCCCGACCACGTAGCGATCGTGATCCATAATTACCGTTGGCGGCTTGGGCTTGCCCAAGGCGAAGCCCGCTACTCCGCGCTGGAACACAAGCTTGCGTCATTCCCTGCCATCACCGTGCCCACCATTACGTTGGAAGGTGACGCGAATGGCGCGCCTCATCCAGACCCAAGCGCCTACGCGCAGAAATTCACCGGCAGCTACGAGCATCGGCTCATCAAGGGAGGCATAGGTCACAACCTGCCTCAGGAAGCGCCAACCGCATTCGCCCAAGCGATCATCGACGTCGCCGACGCCTGA
- a CDS encoding isochorismatase family cysteine hydrolase, with the protein MSELSYEHGITGLLVVDPYNDFISEGGKIWPRIKDVAEANNCVPHMEQILNAARQVKLPVFFAMHHRFREGDYENWKYIAPIQKLAWNRRTFEYGTWGGEFRAEFVPAKGEVVASEHWCSSGFANTDLDNQLKRRGIHRLIVIGLIAHTCIEATVRFAAELGYDVTVVKDAVADYSDEMMHAALEINMPNYASAIVTTEEILKALAAMETVAPAA; encoded by the coding sequence ATGTCCGAACTCTCCTACGAACACGGCATCACCGGTCTCCTGGTGGTCGATCCGTACAACGACTTCATCTCCGAGGGCGGCAAAATCTGGCCGCGCATCAAGGATGTCGCCGAAGCCAATAACTGCGTCCCGCATATGGAGCAAATCCTCAACGCGGCCCGGCAGGTTAAGCTGCCCGTGTTCTTCGCGATGCATCACCGTTTCCGCGAAGGCGACTACGAGAATTGGAAGTACATCGCGCCGATCCAGAAACTGGCATGGAACCGGCGGACTTTCGAGTACGGAACCTGGGGTGGCGAATTCAGGGCGGAGTTCGTTCCCGCCAAGGGCGAGGTCGTGGCTTCGGAGCACTGGTGCTCCAGCGGCTTTGCCAACACCGACCTCGACAACCAGCTCAAGAGGCGGGGCATTCACAGACTGATCGTCATCGGCCTGATCGCCCACACCTGCATCGAGGCGACTGTCCGCTTTGCGGCAGAGCTTGGATACGACGTGACGGTCGTGAAGGACGCCGTCGCCGACTACTCCGACGAAATGATGCACGCGGCCTTGGAAATCAACATGCCGAACTACGCCAGCGCCATCGTGACGACGGAGGAAATCCTCAAAGCCTTGGCTGCCATGGAGACGGTGGCACCGGCGGCATAG
- a CDS encoding epoxide hydrolase family protein — MHTKVIEEVDQDRRKFLAAASLGVAVASTGALLPSHLLAATPSGDGITPFRVHFSDETLKDLHRRVAATRWPDSETVKDHSQGVQLATIKNLADHWAKHYDWRKIEAKLNSYPQFTTKINGLDIHFIHVKSKHENAMPIIVTHGWPGSIIEQLKIIEPLTDPTAHGGSADDAFHVVIPSLPGYGFSGKPTEPGWNPPRIAKAWATLMQRLGYTNYVAQGGDWGNAVTELMAVQEPAGLLGIHTNMAATVPADVAKSLSAGTPPANLTPDEKRAWDQLDDFYKNGLGYAIEMNNRPQTLYGIVDSPIGLASWMLDHDIRSYDMIARVFDGKTEGLTKDDILDNVTLYWLTNTAISSGRLYWDNAHFPSGGFFDPRGIKIPVAVSAFPDEIYQAPQSWAEKAYPKLIFYNRPPKGGHFAAWEQPMLLTADLRAAFKPLRKSI, encoded by the coding sequence ATGCATACGAAAGTTATCGAAGAAGTCGATCAGGACCGCCGCAAGTTTCTCGCTGCCGCTTCGCTGGGCGTCGCGGTCGCTAGCACCGGTGCGCTTCTGCCCTCCCATTTGCTTGCCGCCACACCAAGCGGAGACGGTATTACGCCATTCAGGGTCCATTTCTCGGACGAAACGCTCAAGGACCTCCACCGCCGGGTTGCCGCCACACGTTGGCCAGATAGCGAGACAGTCAAGGACCACTCTCAGGGCGTACAGCTCGCTACCATCAAGAACCTCGCCGACCACTGGGCCAAGCACTACGACTGGCGCAAAATCGAAGCGAAACTGAACTCCTACCCGCAGTTCACGACGAAGATCAATGGCCTGGATATTCACTTCATCCATGTGAAGTCCAAGCATGAAAACGCTATGCCGATCATCGTCACCCACGGCTGGCCGGGTTCGATCATCGAACAGCTCAAGATCATCGAACCGCTGACCGATCCGACAGCACACGGCGGCAGCGCCGATGATGCCTTCCACGTCGTCATCCCGTCGCTTCCGGGCTACGGCTTCTCCGGCAAGCCGACCGAGCCTGGCTGGAATCCGCCACGTATCGCCAAGGCCTGGGCCACGCTGATGCAGCGCCTCGGATACACGAATTATGTCGCTCAGGGTGGCGACTGGGGCAATGCCGTTACCGAATTGATGGCCGTCCAGGAACCCGCCGGTCTTCTCGGCATCCATACCAATATGGCAGCAACCGTTCCGGCCGACGTAGCCAAATCGCTGTCCGCCGGCACCCCGCCTGCCAACCTCACGCCTGATGAAAAGCGTGCGTGGGACCAGCTCGACGATTTCTACAAGAATGGTCTGGGTTACGCCATCGAGATGAATAACCGGCCGCAGACGCTCTACGGCATCGTCGACTCGCCGATCGGCCTTGCCTCATGGATGCTCGACCACGATATCCGTAGCTATGACATGATCGCTCGCGTTTTCGACGGCAAAACGGAAGGCCTGACGAAGGACGACATACTCGACAATGTCACGCTCTATTGGCTGACCAATACGGCAATCTCTTCTGGCCGTCTTTATTGGGATAATGCCCACTTCCCGTCTGGTGGCTTCTTCGACCCACGCGGCATCAAGATACCGGTCGCGGTCAGCGCCTTCCCTGACGAAATTTACCAGGCTCCTCAGAGCTGGGCCGAAAAGGCCTACCCCAAACTCATCTTCTACAACCGGCCTCCCAAGGGCGGCCACTTCGCAGCCTGGGAACAACCCATGCTCCTGACTGCCGATCTGCGCGCAGCCTTCAAGCCGCTTCGCAAATCGATCTGA
- a CDS encoding ATP-binding protein — translation MATAAVGENTRIRFGPFKLAVSERMLTREGIRVELGGRALEILIALVSSPNEIISKKELMDRVWPDAIVEEGSLRFHMAGLRKALGDGHDGARYIATLAGRGYCFVAPTEQALSDDNDTGAPNGSFPHANLPQRLGRMVGRDVDVMKLGAQLTGSRLVTIVGPGGVGKTTVAIAAAHQAAEAFAGHVLFVDLGVISDPKLAATTIAAMLGLPVQAEDATPDVIRFLRDKHLLLILDTCEHLVEAIATIASSILDAAPQVHIVATSREALRINDERIYRLDALACPPEATAAIQEYPAVQLFVERAIAGGAQLEGNEAEASIVADICRKLDGVALAIELAARRVETYGLEQTAALLDQRLTHLWQGLRTAPPRHQTLQATLDWSYGLLSDTERAVLRRLAVFVGNFPLDAALDVVADETLERASVFAAIDSLVEKSMVAARPIGAMMRYRLLDTTRAYVVELSEEDEREELARRHAAYCRLWFDQNGSEWTSLSTPMERAPHFNAINNVRSALEWCFGGKGDVSLGVRLVASVAPVFRAMGLLPECQRWTERALQSLDDTTRGGIEEMQLQAAFGVSVMFMKGHNEVSSSALNRSLEIAQARGDQLNAARLHGPIHFFHLRSGEFRRCLDYAERCSAIASQLDNPAASTLSKALLGLSYCLIGRLEEAHATLAPVVGPGLLAASKQMHYGFDHYTWARIGWSTNLWLQGNVDQARAVIRQCFKDAETMRHPVSFAISLSSIATLLWIGDLDVAEEHLIPFIARAETQAFGPYLSMGQAYQAEIAIRRGQAAAGVTALREQLEVLHGQRFELFTVRFQFVTIMGLLALGRFADAWMLSEESEQLIEAQGYYSYLPELLRLKGQILSTAPELSALGSEAYLRKSLDLSRSQGAGAWELRAATDLARLWVGQRRTAEAVGLLRPVYERLTEGRDTAVFRAAAELLARA, via the coding sequence ATGGCGACCGCAGCAGTTGGGGAAAACACACGAATTCGCTTTGGGCCGTTCAAACTGGCGGTAAGCGAGCGGATGCTGACCAGAGAGGGCATCCGGGTGGAGCTGGGAGGGCGCGCCCTCGAGATTCTTATAGCGCTCGTGAGTTCTCCGAACGAAATCATCAGCAAAAAGGAGCTGATGGACAGGGTTTGGCCGGATGCCATCGTTGAGGAGGGAAGTCTTCGGTTCCATATGGCCGGGCTGCGCAAAGCCCTTGGCGACGGCCACGATGGGGCGCGCTACATCGCCACGCTTGCGGGGAGAGGCTACTGTTTTGTCGCTCCCACTGAACAGGCACTCTCCGACGATAACGACACTGGGGCACCGAACGGATCGTTTCCTCATGCCAACCTTCCTCAGCGGCTCGGCCGCATGGTTGGCCGGGATGTCGACGTTATGAAATTGGGGGCGCAACTGACGGGCTCGCGGCTCGTCACGATTGTTGGCCCGGGAGGCGTCGGAAAAACGACGGTGGCAATTGCCGCTGCCCATCAGGCGGCTGAGGCTTTCGCCGGACACGTGCTGTTCGTAGATTTGGGTGTTATCTCCGATCCAAAGCTTGCGGCGACGACAATCGCCGCAATGCTCGGGCTCCCGGTCCAAGCCGAAGACGCGACACCCGATGTCATCAGGTTTCTCAGAGACAAACACCTTCTGCTGATCCTTGATACCTGTGAGCACCTCGTGGAGGCGATCGCCACTATTGCTTCATCAATCCTCGACGCGGCTCCCCAGGTGCACATTGTCGCGACGAGTCGGGAAGCACTACGGATCAATGATGAACGCATCTATCGGCTGGATGCGCTGGCTTGTCCGCCGGAAGCCACCGCAGCTATCCAGGAGTATCCGGCGGTCCAGCTATTCGTCGAGCGTGCGATAGCAGGCGGTGCCCAGCTAGAGGGAAACGAGGCTGAAGCCTCGATTGTCGCTGACATTTGCCGAAAGCTGGACGGGGTTGCGCTAGCCATCGAACTCGCCGCTCGACGCGTCGAAACCTACGGTCTCGAACAGACGGCTGCATTGCTCGATCAAAGGCTGACGCACTTGTGGCAGGGATTGCGCACCGCCCCGCCGCGCCATCAAACGCTGCAGGCGACCCTCGATTGGAGCTACGGACTTTTGTCCGATACCGAGCGGGCGGTTCTGCGCAGACTCGCAGTATTCGTAGGCAATTTCCCGCTTGATGCCGCTCTGGACGTGGTGGCCGACGAAACTCTCGAGCGCGCTTCCGTTTTTGCCGCCATCGACAGTCTGGTGGAAAAGTCGATGGTGGCCGCTCGCCCGATCGGCGCGATGATGCGTTATCGGCTGCTCGACACCACGCGCGCCTATGTGGTCGAACTCAGCGAGGAAGACGAGCGGGAAGAACTGGCGAGGCGGCATGCCGCCTACTGCCGTCTTTGGTTTGATCAGAACGGCAGCGAGTGGACGTCGCTCTCCACCCCAATGGAGCGAGCGCCGCATTTTAACGCCATCAACAATGTCCGCAGTGCCCTGGAATGGTGCTTCGGAGGAAAAGGCGACGTATCTTTAGGGGTTCGCCTCGTTGCTTCGGTCGCCCCAGTTTTCCGTGCCATGGGCCTGCTTCCCGAATGCCAGCGTTGGACCGAGCGCGCCCTACAGTCGTTGGACGACACAACGCGCGGCGGCATTGAGGAAATGCAGCTTCAGGCGGCGTTCGGCGTTTCGGTCATGTTCATGAAAGGCCACAACGAAGTATCGTCTTCGGCGCTGAACAGAAGTCTGGAGATCGCCCAAGCTCGAGGCGACCAGTTGAATGCCGCTCGGCTGCACGGCCCGATCCATTTTTTCCACTTGCGGAGCGGGGAGTTCCGCCGGTGTCTAGACTACGCCGAACGTTGCTCTGCAATTGCGAGCCAACTCGACAATCCGGCGGCATCCACGCTCTCCAAGGCACTCCTTGGTCTCTCGTATTGTCTGATCGGACGCCTTGAGGAGGCCCATGCGACCTTGGCACCGGTTGTTGGACCAGGACTACTTGCAGCCAGCAAACAGATGCACTACGGGTTCGATCACTATACGTGGGCGAGAATCGGATGGTCTACGAACCTCTGGCTGCAGGGCAACGTCGATCAGGCGCGCGCGGTGATCCGACAATGCTTCAAAGATGCGGAGACGATGCGCCATCCCGTCTCTTTCGCTATCTCCTTGAGTTCGATCGCGACACTCCTCTGGATCGGTGATCTCGATGTCGCCGAAGAGCATTTGATCCCTTTCATCGCTCGCGCGGAGACCCAGGCTTTCGGCCCCTATCTATCCATGGGGCAGGCCTACCAGGCCGAGATTGCAATCCGTCGTGGCCAAGCTGCGGCCGGTGTCACGGCACTCCGGGAACAACTCGAAGTCCTTCATGGGCAACGCTTCGAACTCTTCACGGTCCGGTTTCAGTTCGTGACAATTATGGGGTTGTTGGCTCTCGGACGATTTGCCGACGCGTGGATGCTTTCGGAAGAAAGCGAGCAACTGATCGAAGCTCAAGGGTACTATTCATATCTCCCGGAACTTTTGCGATTGAAAGGTCAAATCCTCTCGACTGCACCGGAACTGAGCGCCCTCGGCTCGGAGGCATATCTCAGAAAGTCGTTGGACCTCAGTCGCAGCCAGGGCGCTGGCGCGTGGGAGCTGAGGGCGGCGACTGATCTCGCGCGGCTATGGGTAGGACAGAGACGAACCGCCGAGGCAGTTGGTTTGCTTCGCCCCGTCTACGAGCGGCTCACCGAGGGAAGAGACACTGCTGTTTTCCGTGCGGCTGCGGAGTTGCTTGCGCGTGCGTAG
- a CDS encoding glyoxalase superfamily protein produces MSEIALTSVVPILFVRDVPVSAQFFNEKLGFDVDFLHGTPPYYGSVSRGAACLHLRCVSKPNFASLAAREVSLILATIEVSDVHGLFDELRGRGAEFAQEPTSQPWGGTDFHVRDPDGNVISFVAYE; encoded by the coding sequence ATGAGCGAAATTGCCCTGACGTCTGTCGTTCCGATCCTCTTTGTGCGTGATGTGCCGGTGAGCGCCCAATTCTTCAACGAGAAGCTCGGATTTGACGTCGATTTCCTCCACGGTACGCCGCCTTATTATGGCTCTGTGTCGCGCGGCGCGGCCTGCCTGCATCTTCGGTGTGTCAGCAAACCGAATTTTGCCAGTTTGGCGGCACGCGAGGTCTCGCTTATTCTCGCTACAATTGAGGTTTCGGACGTACACGGGTTGTTTGACGAGCTGCGGGGCCGCGGCGCGGAGTTTGCGCAGGAGCCAACCAGCCAGCCCTGGGGTGGAACTGACTTCCATGTCCGTGACCCGGACGGGAACGTGATCTCGTTCGTCGCCTATGAGTGA
- a CDS encoding serine/threonine protein kinase has translation MSESITFSESITKGANGHVLIGHHRLLERMVVVKFYYWGDGVHIEPAMLARLESAHVLKVDHAEAVDADDAFFITRYCSAGDLDDELATRVFGPVEAIDALLQFGAGVSYLHGEGYVHRDLKPSNLFVTDDGSRVIGDFGSVVRIGEDDVANSLSKHSIIYRPPEDFVGNQFYRQGDIYQLGMVLYQLLGGVLPYEIENWLTPRQIAIGAALDDFDRQAFYNSSIEALIRKGNVLKLESLPPYVPDTLKRVIRKACHLDKDSRYPTAADLLATLNNIRRRVFDWRIDNGVLTLRNRNRIYRIVPAGSQFHIEKQVSVGWRRQRELVSDTIVGAITNVERTIA, from the coding sequence TTGAGCGAGAGCATCACTTTCAGCGAAAGCATTACGAAGGGAGCAAATGGTCACGTCCTCATCGGCCACCATAGGCTCCTCGAACGAATGGTTGTCGTAAAATTCTACTACTGGGGTGATGGTGTTCATATCGAGCCAGCAATGCTGGCTCGGCTAGAGTCAGCACATGTTCTCAAAGTCGATCACGCCGAAGCGGTAGACGCGGACGATGCTTTCTTTATCACTCGCTACTGCTCGGCAGGCGACCTAGATGACGAACTAGCTACCAGAGTTTTCGGACCTGTCGAAGCAATCGATGCACTTCTTCAATTCGGTGCAGGGGTAAGCTACCTGCACGGTGAAGGTTACGTCCACCGCGATCTCAAACCGTCCAACTTATTCGTGACCGACGATGGCAGTAGGGTGATCGGCGATTTTGGGTCCGTAGTGCGCATCGGCGAAGATGATGTCGCAAACAGCCTTTCGAAGCATTCTATCATCTATCGCCCTCCCGAAGACTTCGTGGGGAACCAGTTTTATCGGCAAGGAGATATTTACCAACTCGGGATGGTTCTCTATCAGTTGCTGGGAGGTGTACTTCCATATGAGATCGAGAACTGGTTGACCCCGCGGCAAATCGCTATCGGAGCGGCCTTAGACGACTTTGACAGACAGGCCTTTTACAACTCATCGATTGAGGCACTTATCCGCAAAGGTAACGTACTTAAACTCGAAAGTCTGCCACCCTATGTTCCCGACACGTTGAAGCGGGTCATTCGAAAGGCATGCCACTTAGACAAAGATAGTCGCTATCCGACGGCAGCCGATCTCCTCGCGACCCTGAACAACATCCGACGGCGTGTATTCGACTGGCGGATCGACAACGGGGTTTTAACGCTACGCAACCGCAATCGTATATATCGCATTGTACCCGCTGGCAGCCAGTTTCATATCGAGAAACAAGTTTCTGTGGGGTGGCGACGTCAACGCGAGCTCGTTTCGGACACCATCGTTGGCGCGATCACAAATGTCGAGAGGACCATTGCCTAG